One segment of Penaeus chinensis breed Huanghai No. 1 chromosome 14, ASM1920278v2, whole genome shotgun sequence DNA contains the following:
- the LOC125032148 gene encoding CCR4-NOT transcription complex subunit 11-like, translating to MALTANELTTLLGILAEETTESATLEQIIHQIYQNFTKQDYFKLGTALVFLLQQPDLLPSPAQRLCAVTILHELYRGEPPPNNPFLPVFVNILHPPDNLSKGTGKKLEYAGQLPKFSQSEIAFLSSLITDKNSKELLKRTASQVMSLDVTNHQPSDTTSLRLSLAELIAERSDIAKSAIPVVYSHPQLSQSPGHLSDAEQVKRTCEALLSGPTPTLAQQYFTPEIIRLTPPIHVAEDELVWITSVDKAEHKIIYDSSMCVLSGGDVEAKRLMAKAFKETLSLPQQQHLLAELDKDPKMVYHTGLTPPKLPDLVEHNPLIAIEVLLKLMQSSQITEYFSVLVNMEMSLHSMEVVNRLTTAVELPSEFVHLYISNCISTCETIKDRYMQNRLVRLVCVFLQSLIRNKIINVQELFIEVQAFCIEFSRIREAAALFRLLKQLDSGDTQPAQEPASKK from the exons TGG AATTTTGGCTGAAGAAACAACAGAGTCCGCCACTCTAGAACAAATTATACATCAGATTTACCAGAATTTCACTAAACAAGATTATTTTAAGT TGGGAACAGCACTGGTGTTCCTGCTACAGCAACCAGATCTTCTCCCAAGTCCTGCACAGCGCCTCTGTGCTGTGACAATTTTACATGAATTATATCGAGGAGAACCACCTCCGAATAACCCATTTTTACCAGTTTTTGTAAATATTCTG cATCCCCCAGATAATTTGTCGAAAGGGACAGGGAAAAAATTGGAGTATGCCGGTCAGCTTCCCAAATTCTCACAGTCAGAGATTGCCTTCCTCTCGTCCCTTATCACAGATAAAAATAGCAAAGAG TTGTTAAAAAGAACTGCGTCACAAGTTATGAGTTTGGACGTGACAAACCACCAACCCTCCGACACAACATCCCTCAGACTAAGCTTGGCTGAACTCATAGCGGAACGGTCAGACATAGCCAAAAGTGCAATTCCGGTTGTCTACTCACACCCACAGCTCTCACAGAGCCCAGG ACACCTCAGTGATGCAGAGCAGGTGAAAAGAACATGCGAAGCTTTACTTTCTGGACCCACACCTACATTAGCTCAGCAATATTTTACGCCAGAAATCATAAGACTAACACCTCCAATTCATGTTGCTGAGGATGAG CTCGTCTGGATTACGTCAGTGGATAAAGCGGAACATAAAATCATCTACGACTCGAGCATGTGTGTCCTCAGTGGAGGTGACGTTGAAGCTAAGCGTTTAATGGCCAAAGCATTTAAGGAGACCCTGTCTTTGCCACAGCAACAGCACCTCTTGGCAGAACTGGACAAAGACCCCAAAATGGTTTATCACACAGGGCTTACACCACCGAAG TTACCAGATTTGGTGGAACACAACCCTCTAATTGCCATTGAAGTCCTCCTTAAACTCATGCAGTCCAGTCAAATAACAGAATATTTCAGCGTTCTTGTCAATATGGAAATGTCCTTGCACTCCATGGAAGTAGTAAACAG ATTAACAACTGCAGTCGAACTCCCCTCAGAATTTGTGCACCTGTACATCAGCAACTGCATTAGCACTTGTGAAACCATAAAGGATCGCTATATGCAGAACAGACTGGTccgccttgtgtgtgtgttcttacagtCTCTCATACGAAATAAGATAATTAATGTCCAG gAACTCTTCATTGAAGTCCAGGCTTTCTGCATCGAATTCAGCCGCATACGTGAGGCGGCAGCTCTCTTCAGATTATTGAAACAGCTCGACTCGGGGGACACACAACCAGCGCAAGAGCCAGCCAGTAAGAAGTGA